One Triticum dicoccoides isolate Atlit2015 ecotype Zavitan chromosome 5B, WEW_v2.0, whole genome shotgun sequence genomic window carries:
- the LOC119310388 gene encoding hydroxyproline O-galactosyltransferase GALT6-like, translating into MRRPPAGMAAGASASSRRRALQAFAALFLLAYALFQVLLASPPSLPLPGAAGAGARHLHVDGDDAAGGRGAPARPSVRAHREALEAAPSGIVSGLDLGRLNSSRAGGSLRKAAAEAAAAGARVFADLYALGGASLPDPLDDEDRAKCPHSIVLAGDEFRARGRTVELPCGLTLGSYITVAATPYAAHPERDPKIAQLREGEEPLMVSQFMMELQGLKTVDGEDPPRILHFNPRLRGDWSGKPIIEQNTCYRMQWGTSIRCEGWMSRADEETVDGMVKCEKWIQDEDQSNESKTTWWLNHLIGRTKKVSSSWPYPFVEDRLFVLTLTAGLEGYHVNVDGRHVTSFPYRIGFGLEDATGLSLNGDLDVQSVFAGTLPTTHPSFAPQKHLEMFPAWQAPPLPEEPAEIFIGILSAGNHFAERMAARKTWMSAAQKTSNVVARFFVALHARKEVNLELKKEAEFFGDIVIVPFMDSYDLVVLKTVAICEYGVRAVSAKYIMKCDDDTFVRLDAVMAEVKKIPTGRSLYIGNMNYRHNPLRIGKWAVTYEEWPEEDYPTYANGPGYVISADIADSIVSEFTDHKLRLFKMEDVSMGMWVGRFNHTRPVEYVHSVKFCQFGCIDDYYTAHYQSPRQMLCLWDKLQAGRPWCCNMR; encoded by the exons ATGCGGAGGCCACCGGCGGGGATGGCGGCCGGCGCGTCAGCGTCCTCCCGCCGCCGCGCGCTCCAGGCCTTCGCGGCCCTCTTCCTCCTCGCCTACGCGCTCTTCCAGGTGCTCCTCGCCTCGCCGCCCTCCCTGCCCCTGCCCGGCGCCGCGGGGGCGGGGGCGCGCCACCTGCACGTCGACGGCGACGACGCGGCGGGCGGGCGGGGCGCGCCGGCGCGGCCCTCCGTGCGCGCGCACCGCGAGGCCCTCGAGGCGGCGCCGTCGGGGATCGTCTCCGGGCTCGACCTCGGCCGCCTCAACTCCTCCCGCGCCGGCGGCTCGCTGCGCAaggccgccgccgaggccgccgccgccggggCCCGCGTCTTCGCCGACCTCTACGCCCTCGGGGGCGCCTCCCTGCCGGACCCGCTGGACGACGAGGACAGGGCCAAGTGCCCGCACTCCATCGTGCTCGCCGGCGACGAGTTCCGGGCCCGGGGCCGGACCGTGGAGCTCCCCTGCGGGCTCACGCTGGGGTCCTACATCACCGTCGCCGCCACGCCGTACGCCGCGCACCCCGAGCGGGACCCCAAGATCGCGCAGCTCAGGGAGGGGGAGGAGCCGCTCATGGTCTCCCAGTTCATGATGGAGCTGCAGGGGCTTAAGACCGTGGACGGCGAGGACCCGCCCAGGATCCTCCACTTCAACCCCCGCCTCCGCGGCGACTGGAGCGGCAAGCCCATCATCGAGCAGAACACCTGCTACCGCATGCAGTGGGGCACCTCGATCCGATGCGAGGGCTGGATGTCCCGTGCCGACGAGGAGACTG TGGATGGGATGGTCAAGTGTGAGAAGTGGATTCAGGACGAAGATCAGTCCAACGAGTCCAAGACCACATGGTGGTTGAATCACCTCATTGGCCGCACCAAGAAGGTTTCTAGTTCTTGGCCATACCCATTTGTGGAGGACCGCCTCTTTGTTCTTACTCTCACCGCTGGATTGGAGGGATATCATGTGAATGTTGATGGCCGGCATGTGACGTCATTCCCGTACCGCATC GGGTTTGGGCTTGAGGATGCTACTGGCCTATCATTGAATGGGGACCTTGATGTGCAATCAGTGTTTGCGGGGACTTTGCCCACTACACATCCTAGCTTTGCACCGCAGAAACACCTTGAGATGTTTCCAGCTTGGCAGGCCCCTCCCCTGCCAGAAGAACCAGCCGAGATATTCATCGGCATCCTGTCAGCAGGCAACCATTTTGCAGAGCGTATGGCTGCTCGCAAGACATGGATGTCTGCTGCTCAGAAGACTTCGAATGTCGTCGCTCGATTTTTTGTTGCGCTG CATGCCAGAAAGGAAGTGAATCTTGAGTTGAAAAAGGAAGCAGAATTTTTTGGGGACATTGTCATTGTGCCATTCATGGACAGCTATGATCTGGTTGTTCTGAAGACGGTTGCCATATGCGAATATGGG GTCCGTGCCGTCTCTGCGAAATATATAATGAAATGTGATGATGATACTTTTGTTAGACTTGATGCAGTAATGGCTGAAGTTAAGAAAATACCGACCGGTAGAAGTCTTTATATAGGGAACATGAATTATCGCCACAATCCATTGCGCATTGGGAAATGGGCTGTTACTTACGAG GAGTGGCCAGAAGAGGATTATCCAACATATGCAAATGGTCCTGGATATGTTATATCTGCTGATATCGCAGATTCTATTGTTTCAGAATTTACAGATCATAAATTAAGG CTCTTCAAAATGGAAGACGTGAGCATGGGAATGTGGGTGGGGCGTTTCAACCACACCAGGCCCGTCGAATACGTGCACAGCGTCAAGTTCTGTCAGTTCGGATgcatcgacgactactacaccgCGCATTACCAATCACCGAGGCAGA